The nucleotide sequence TGGGTTTTTTGAGAGGGTTCTTCAGTTCTACATTTACTGGTGGGAATTCTGGGAGGCTCGTAAAATTGTAGTTGCTGTTTTTAGATCTGAGGGATTAGAATCAGAGTTCTGAGCAGAACCGGTCCTGGTGGCTTCAAAAAGAACTAAAACTCCGTATAAAAATCCGTTTTACACACAATATCTAGAAAAATGCAACCTCTGGCATAAATTTACTGTCCTTAAATTCAGTTGCATTACAATTTTGGCCCAAATTTCTTCCCGTACTTTCGTGACCCATAGGAGCCTGTAAGTAGTTTATTAGGAGAAAACTGCATTTGACATCGCATTCTTGGACTTTTAGTCAGGTTGTGTTTACATGGTGGGTGTTTTTACAACCCCCGCTGGTACAGACTCgttcaaaaagacaaaaaagaaacacatccGCTTGATTTAAGACTTACAGAAGGTGCAGAGCGCCGTGTGAGGGATCATCTTCACCACAGAGCTCCAGATGTTGGATCTTCTCCTTCTGCCGTTGATGCTGTTTGAGGAAGATGAAACCTAAAgataaagaattttaaaaaaaatcaggaaaatCGGGATCAATGTCCTTAAACACACAGGAGGCAGGCGAGGGTGGACTTCGGCTGACCTTCAGCAGAGGTAAAGTTTGGTAAGTTGTTGTAAAACTGTTCATGACTGAGGAGAAAACGAGGAGCTCCGGCCCAACTAAACCTTCACTCATCCATACCCGCAGTTGCCTGGAAAAGCTGGTAACCAACTAAACCCAAGGCCACTTTAAGAAAGGACCCCCTTCCTCGGGTCCTCCAGAAATATTTTCCCACAGCGGCTCCGGAGTCAACCACACTGAACAAATCAGATTAGTGAGGTTACACTAGTCATCGGCATACCTCGTTGACTCCGTCTTCACTCCTTTCAACATCTGAAATGCGCCGGAATCCATGTCACACTAATCTAAACGCTAGAGCTAATTCACCGGGATTAGTCAATAAAAGAACCCATTTATTCTCATTTAGCCAGTTCATGAAATCACAGCCTCAACTCAAACCCCGAAAGATTTGTTCTTTAATGTCTCTCtgcgtttctttttaatttactgAAGCGGGAGAAAGAAAGACGGGTACTTACTTGCCCACAGCCTTTTGTGATGGAGCCGACCGACCGGGCAAGTTTTTATCTTCTGCAGGAGGTGAAAGCGAAAGAAGACGTCTTGAAAAGTTTCGTTttccagacaaaaaaaagcagctgaagTTTTTGACCGAATGAGTAACAAGAAATGACCACAAGATGACCCGgcatgaggaggagcaggaatctGTTCCTAATCTTTGATTTTCTGACTGATTTGAGGATTAAGGTGCCCTGAGGGGAAACTCACCTGCTCAGGTGCGACTTAAGCATCACGACGTCTTATGGCGACGTGAATTTATGCACCATCCTCAGCTGAATGCAGAATTATCTGGGGCCAAGGGTCgggttttatttcacattttcctCCGCATGTGTGGAAACGCAGAGTTCAGTGACCTAAAGAGGATTCAAATTGAGGTTTTGCATGTTAATGTATAATAAGAGGTGTGAATTCTTAAAAATAATAGATGTTCTCAAAACCGCTGTGCCGCTTTGATGCCCTCTACCACTAGGGTAAAGTGATTTTCTGATGCACAAAGGATGtggttttaaaatgtgcatctgCACCACTGCGGTGCAGACGGCTGAGTCGACTTTCATTATAGCCTTTGTGTGAAAATACAcattcatcttttatttttctgaaggATTTGCACATCTCTCTATTGCTTCAACTGGTAAAACTATATCAACAGTTGAGATCAAATATAATGTCCTTATTATAACACTGTCACTTATTACATTCACATCAGCTACATACAGCTATACATATGAGAGCTATACAGGGGTATTTTTTATATGAAGAATTATTAATATCgaaaatgaagaaaattccGGAACCAAACTACATATCCCAGGAGTCTttgcgaagaagaagaatagaaAGTGTAGTTTTTTCATGCCCGTTTCTCATGCCGTTTCATTACCGCTTTTATATTGAATGTGTTTGTAGCGTATTTGCTGTTACGATTGAATAAAAGCGGTTTTCACGACCCCTTTTGCCTCatattttgatttatttgaacGCACGTCACAACACCGGAAGTCAACACCGCAGCCGCTGGGCAGCGCTCGCAATGAGCGCTATCAAATCTCATGCAGGTACAGTCTTGTTTTTCATCTTCAATGTATAGATCGCGCGTGCGATAACGCGCGACGAGACGCCTGCTCACACATCCCATAATAGAAGGGCTCCATTTTACGGACAGCTGCTAAGCGACGCCTGGCTGTTTGCGCTGCAGGCTAATGCTACGTACACAGAAAAGGCACATTTTCTTTATTGACAGTGGATTTAACTGTGTTATTAAAGAACGTCACAATCAAGATTTCCCCTTTAATATCACAGACTCGTGTTGTTAATGTCAGTGGACCTTTTAGCATCGAATTGACCGGGAGAAACATATTAAACGGTTCCGAATGCGTCGTTGTCGCCGCTAATGGAGTTCTCCATCTCTGTGGATCACCGGCCCATTATTAGATAAGCTGTAGAAGATGGGTGCGGTGGTTTAGTCCCAGAAGATAACGGTGCCAGTCCTGTTCATCCCAGCAGAACTGGGCCTTAATGTGTGAAGGTCCAATTATGTATTTGTCACCACAGCTAAAGTCCTCCAACTGGTTTCCTCCAGCGCTGTTCGAGGGTGAGATGCTGCTCCGGCACCCATGATCTCCACCTTCCATCCCGAGGGTGCTAAAGGACACGGCAGCCCCTCCGGCGCCGCCATGGCCGAGGTGCTGGGACAGAGGAGCCTGCTGGGCTTCGGCGTCCTGCTGGCGTGGCTGGTACTGttccacctgctggtcaacatctggctcctgtgtgtgttcaccagcCTGTTGGTGGTGTATGGCGGCTGGCTCACCTCACAGGCCATCCTGGAGTCCAACAacctggtccacctggagaGGTTCATCACCCTGGAACCGGTAAAAGTGCCGTTTCACAGAGTGTTGACGCGGTTCGAGTTTATTTAGAAGGGTTTTGTCCTAAACCCCAGGTTCCCTCCACCGAGGGTGACGAGTGTCAGCTGGATGAGGAGATCCACAACACGGTCAGGAAGATCATCAGGGACTTTGTCGCGTCCTGGTTCTCGACCGTGTCCTCCGAGAGTGCTTTCGAAAAGGAGGTCCAGGCGGCGATGATCTCCATGGCCATGGAGATGAAAAGGCGCGCCAGACAGGTGGACAGGAAGGTATCTGGAGCCGTACCGGTTGTTTTTGAGAAGCCAGAACAACCATAACTGTAGAATTAACAGCCGAAAGGGTCATTGTGCTGTTTTCTCTTGTTCCTGGCGGCGGCAGGAGCTGACCCACAGGGTCCTGAATCTCTTTGGCTGCCACCTGCGAGACTTCATCCGAGCCAAGGAGCTGTGGGGCGAGCAGCAGGGGCCCCCGGCCGAGGGGCAGGGCGGCCTCTGGGGGGCCTACTCCCGGTTCGCCACGCCTCATCTGGCGGTGACCGACGCCGCGCTGGAGGTGAATTACACCAGGGCGGTGgcggacctgctgctgcaggtgttggtGCCGTCGCCCCACCTGGAGAGCCGCACCGGCCGCTTCGTGGTGGGGGAGCTCATAACCTGCAACGTCCTGCTGCCTTTCTTCGCCCGACTGTCTGACCCCGATTGGCTGAACGGCCTGATTATCCAAGTGTGCGGCGGTGCGGATCCGCCAGAGGATCGACCGGCTGCAGGTCCTCCCGCGGTGGCGCCGACAGAGGCCCCGCCCCTGCAGGAGGCAACGTGTCTCAGCTCGCCTCAAGGTCCTCCACTCAGAAcggagacggaggtgagctCACCTGAGTCCGCTGGACGTGACGTCGCTGACGCCCAGGAGGCGCCCCGCCCACAGAACACCACCGAGGAAGAACCCCCAGGGTCCTGCCTGAGAGGAAGCAGGTCCAGCTTGTCTTCTGAGCCCGAACCCGACTCTCCTTTTGGCGACTGTAATCGAATTCAGACGGATTCCCTGGTCAAGCTCGTCCAGGAGGGGGCGCTGTGCGCCAGGCAGACGGCGCGTTCCTCCGCCGAGGACGACGACCCGGACCTGGACGACGGCTATCTCAGCCCGACGGAAGCGTCCTGCCCCAGACTCCTGGTCAATTCCGGAGTGGAGAGCCTCCCGATAGCTGGGTGTGGAGACGGGATCCCCCGAGTCAGGGAGGCCAGCTCCCCCCTGGTGACCCCCTCCAGGGAGCTCcacctgggcgtggaacagggTTCCCCGGGAAACCTCGGGGAGCTGAGCGAAGGCAGCCCGCTGCGCAGCTCCTCTCCTGTTCCGTCCTTCAGCTTCGACCCCCTGAGCAGCCCAGAGGGGCCGGTCATCATCCAGAACCTGCGCATCACCGGAACCATCACGGCGAAGGAGCACCGAGGAACCGGCTCGCACCCCTACACTCTGTACACCATCAAGGTCAGTTCGAGCTCCGCCCTCCTCTGATCGTGCACGACAGAAGCGCTGAGGCGTTCCTTAACGTTCTGGTTCCCAGTACGAGACGGCGATGGGCTGTGAGAATCCAGGCGGCTGCCAACCGGGCCCAGACGGCGTGGACGTGGTGCTGGCGGCGTGCGAGCACCCTTCGGCCGTGGCCTACCACACGGTCAACAGGAGGTACAGCGAGTTCCTCAACCTGCAGACGCGGCTGGAGGAGAAGGCGGAGCTGCGGAAGCTGCTCAAGGGTAAATCCAgttagagccccccccccccggagaggCGTGGAGGTCCAACCTGCTTCTGCGGTTCTTTCAGGCGTGAAAGGTCCGAAGAAGATGTTCCCCGACATGCCGTTCGGAAACATGGACAGCGAGAAGATCGAGGCCAGGAAAGGGCTTCTGGAAACGTTTCTGAAAGTGGGTGAAATCCGGCATGACGGCGCCGCCGAGGCGGCTCCGCCCCCGTCTGACGCCTGTCGCCTGTTGCAGCAACTCTGCGCCGCGTCCGAGGTCGCCGCCAGCGAGGAGATGCGGGAGTTCCTGGCGCTCAACACGGACGCCAGGATCGCCTTCGTGAAGAAGCCCTTCATCGTTTCGCGCATCGACAAGGTCTCTGCTTGGGTTCTCATCCTCCTcgtgggcggggggggcggtCAGGTGATGAATCCACGTGTCTTTCAGATCGTGGTCAACGCCATCGTGGACACCCTGAAGACGGCGTTCCCTCGGCCGGAAGCTCAGAGCCCGACGGAGGATGAAGCAGAGGTGGACGGACTGAAGCTAGGATCTGAGAAGAAGAGCAAGTAGGACTCCTGGGGGGGCGTTAGCCCCCCGCCTCTGAAGTTACCTGTTATTTATTGATGATGGGATGGCCTCGTCTGTCCCGCCAGGTCTCGCCTGAGGTTCTCCAATAAGAACGTCCCCTTCGTGAACGGCGCCGAGGTCAGGCCGGTTCAGTTCAGCTGCGAGCAGAGGAACACGGTGAGGCGCTCTCCTCGACGAACGCGGATTCTCGCCCGTTTGTTTTTAACGTTCTCTCCTGGTTTCAAAGGTGTTCAGCAGGATGTCTCTGGGAGAGTTGGAAACCTGGATCACCGAGCAGGAAAAACTGGCCTCCGCAGCTGATCCAGAGCGGGAGGAGAGTCCAGAACACGCAGAGGTTCTGGATGTCCGACTGAGGGAGAAGCACGTTCAGGAACGCGGTAGGAGCGAGTCAGAGTGGAACAAATTCTCAGAGTTGTTCCTGCTTTAGCCTGAGTTTACTGTGTTTATTTGCCGAGTTATGAGTGAGATTTCCCCTCAAAACAGCCAAAATTCCTCTTAATCCCGGAGGCCGAGCTCTTATCTGTTGTGGAGCGGCGGCAGGCTTCCACACGACGTggagtttgttgttttcctgccttCTCTCGGCATTCGAAGAATGTGGACGGTTTCCAGTTAACGCCTGCACCTCCAGAGCCCGGCCACGCGGGGGCGCTGCTAACACGTCTATGCTCAGAAAGCGGCGGCGCGATGATATTCcgtgtttttggttgttttaatCCCTTTTTCCACGCAGGATCGGAGACGGCGCTGGCCGAGGTGGCCCTGAACATCGCGTGCCTGCTGATCAGGAACCAGTGGAGCTGGCTGTGCACCGAAAACATGCAGAAGACCGTCAGACTGCTGTTCGGGACCCTCATCGACAGGTGACGTGCAGAGAGACCCAGAAAGAAACCGTAAACACAAATGAGCCGGTTTGAACAGGACGCAGGTTGTGGTTCGTTCAGACCGTCGCAGACTTTCAGCCCCCGAAGATTCGGGGTTATTTTGGTTATTAGGTGTAATTATAGTCGGCTTTCCAGACATGACGCCAACGCGTGTCCGGGCTAAATCGGGGAAATGCGGAAAAGGCAGCGACGTCTTGGTTTGGACAATTAAGAGGTCCAAAGTGGATGAGATGTCCGTTGGGAGCTGCCAGGAACTGTCGTCAACGCTCATCAGGGGTCATCAGAGGTCACCAGGACGGGGAAGTGTGGGAGGTTTGGCAGGATTtccgtctccgtctctctgaTCCGACACTTCAGGACCGGAAAAACCTGAGTTCCACCATGTTTATCTGCTGGTTGA is from Takifugu rubripes chromosome 11, fTakRub1.2, whole genome shotgun sequence and encodes:
- the snx19b gene encoding sorting nexin-19 isoform X1, with the translated sequence MISTFHPEGAKGHGSPSGAAMAEVLGQRSLLGFGVLLAWLVLFHLLVNIWLLCVFTSLLVVYGGWLTSQAILESNNLVHLERFITLEPVPSTEGDECQLDEEIHNTVRKIIRDFVASWFSTVSSESAFEKEVQAAMISMAMEMKRRARQVDRKELTHRVLNLFGCHLRDFIRAKELWGEQQGPPAEGQGGLWGAYSRFATPHLAVTDAALEVNYTRAVADLLLQVLVPSPHLESRTGRFVVGELITCNVLLPFFARLSDPDWLNGLIIQVCGGADPPEDRPAAGPPAVAPTEAPPLQEATCLSSPQGPPLRTETEVSSPESAGRDVADAQEAPRPQNTTEEEPPGSCLRGSRSSLSSEPEPDSPFGDCNRIQTDSLVKLVQEGALCARQTARSSAEDDDPDLDDGYLSPTEASCPRLLVNSGVESLPIAGCGDGIPRVREASSPLVTPSRELHLGVEQGSPGNLGELSEGSPLRSSSPVPSFSFDPLSSPEGPVIIQNLRITGTITAKEHRGTGSHPYTLYTIKYETAMGCENPGGCQPGPDGVDVVLAACEHPSAVAYHTVNRRYSEFLNLQTRLEEKAELRKLLKGVKGPKKMFPDMPFGNMDSEKIEARKGLLETFLKQLCAASEVAASEEMREFLALNTDARIAFVKKPFIVSRIDKVSAWVLILLVGGGGGQVMNPRVFQIVVNAIVDTLKTAFPRPEAQSPTEDEAEVDGLKLGSEKKSKSRLRFSNKNVPFVNGAEVRPVQFSCEQRNTVFSRMSLGELETWITEQEKLASAADPEREESPEHAEVLDVRLREKHVQERGSETALAEVALNIACLLIRNQWSWLCTENMQKTVRLLFGTLIDRWLDVGVANLTCTRYWVVYLQVIQEALWPGGTLPAEPPAERSRQQKDATRQEALRSLMRLLPDAVSDMVDPHKYQRSWRSALDSLQDPDINRHLVFCILDLLLELLVPEVSDEGFQSRLLQKLSGNPENSAA
- the snx19b gene encoding sorting nexin-19 isoform X2, whose amino-acid sequence is MISTFHPEGAKGHGSPSGAAMAEVLGQRSLLGFGVLLAWLVLFHLLVNIWLLCVFTSLLVVYGGWLTSQAILESNNLVHLERFITLEPVPSTEGDECQLDEEIHNTVRKIIRDFVASWFSTVSSESAFEKEVQAAMISMAMEMKRRARQVDRKELTHRVLNLFGCHLRDFIRAKELWGEQQGPPAEGQGGLWGAYSRFATPHLAVTDAALEVNYTRAVADLLLQVLVPSPHLESRTGRFVVGELITCNVLLPFFARLSDPDWLNGLIIQVCGGADPPEDRPAAGPPAVAPTEAPPLQEATCLSSPQGPPLRTETEVSSPESAGRDVADAQEAPRPQNTTEEEPPGSCLRGSRSSLSSEPEPDSPFGDCNRIQTDSLVKLVQEGALCARQTARSSAEDDDPDLDDGYLSPTEASCPRLLVNSGVESLPIAGCGDGIPRVREASSPLVTPSRELHLGVEQGSPGNLGELSEGSPLRSSSPVPSFSFDPLSSPEGPVIIQNLRITGTITAKEHRGTGSHPYTLYTIKYETAMGCENPGGCQPGPDGVDVVLAACEHPSAVAYHTVNRRYSEFLNLQTRLEEKAELRKLLKGVKGPKKMFPDMPFGNMDSEKIEARKGLLETFLKQLCAASEVAASEEMREFLALNTDARIAFVKKPFIVSRIDKIVVNAIVDTLKTAFPRPEAQSPTEDEAEVDGLKLGSEKKSKSRLRFSNKNVPFVNGAEVRPVQFSCEQRNTVFSRMSLGELETWITEQEKLASAADPEREESPEHAEVLDVRLREKHVQERGSETALAEVALNIACLLIRNQWSWLCTENMQKTVRLLFGTLIDRWLDVGVANLTCTRYWVVYLQVIQEALWPGGTLPAEPPAERSRQQKDATRQEALRSLMRLLPDAVSDMVDPHKYQRSWRSALDSLQDPDINRHLVFCILDLLLELLVPEVSDEGFQSRLLQKLSGNPENSAA